In one Tindallia magadiensis genomic region, the following are encoded:
- a CDS encoding transposase, protein MGSRRKYSDEEKLQMVSRSLKGQPLQEISQETGIHPVLLSRWRKEYVETGRFGHKKQSSSALLLSEEAQKELERLKSRLEEKNLEVAVLRDMLKKNR, encoded by the coding sequence ATGGGAAGTCGCCGGAAATACAGTGATGAAGAAAAGCTGCAGATGGTCAGTCGCTCTCTGAAAGGACAGCCTTTACAGGAAATCAGTCAAGAAACAGGAATTCATCCCGTTCTGCTCAGTCGATGGCGTAAGGAGTATGTTGAAACTGGCCGGTTTGGTCATAAAAAGCAATCTTCATCTGCTTTATTGTTGTCAGAAGAAGCTCAGAAAGAACTGGAACGTCTTAAAAGCCGACTGGAAGAAAAGAACTTAGAAGTCGCTGTTCTTCGAGATATGTTAAAAAAAAACCGCTGA
- a CDS encoding GNAT family N-acetyltransferase, which translates to MEIRKATIDDVKDISRIHALSWKFAYKGIIPQAFLDELKEDHWESAFVDWIKDNVLTAQILFENGKSIGCIAYGKSRDKSLPDWGEIVSLYLLPEYFGKGYGNKLLDSSLSDLKESGYESIYLWVLKNNRRARRFYEKNGMRCNNDEYVLEIMGEQLIDVRYIYSFNSCTK; encoded by the coding sequence ATGGAAATAAGAAAAGCAACTATTGACGATGTTAAGGATATTAGTCGTATTCATGCTTTAAGCTGGAAGTTTGCATATAAAGGGATAATTCCTCAAGCCTTCTTAGATGAGCTGAAAGAGGATCATTGGGAGTCAGCATTTGTAGATTGGATAAAAGATAATGTTTTAACTGCACAGATTTTATTTGAAAATGGCAAGTCAATTGGCTGTATTGCATATGGAAAATCTAGAGATAAGTCACTCCCAGATTGGGGAGAAATTGTTTCTCTTTATTTGTTGCCTGAATATTTTGGCAAAGGATATGGTAATAAATTGTTAGATTCTTCGTTATCAGATTTAAAAGAATCGGGTTATGAAAGCATCTACTTATGGGTACTAAAGAATAATCGACGGGCAAGACGCTTCTATGAGAAAAATGGGATGCGGTGCAACAATGATGAATATGTTTTAGAAATTATGGGGGAGCAGCTTATTGATGTGCGATATATTTATTCTTTTAACAGTTGTACCAAATGA